The following proteins come from a genomic window of Rhodoligotrophos sp. CJ14:
- a CDS encoding NAD(P)/FAD-dependent oxidoreductase produces the protein MPSTAHPDAFHFASPVKSYWEETAPPLGLPLVPLTGHQTCDVAIIGGGYTGISCALELAERSAGRVVVLEAAEPGWGASGRNGGFVCIGAAKLPWPVMTARYGLADTRAFYRLQCDAVAALREMAQRYGFDADMSADGEIALAHKPSRLAEFRKEAQFLAETFGARCEILSGEDLRTRGLHSPAFHGGIFNPVGYSTHPLKLARGLARAAHAAGAIIHPHSPLRSWRASPGGHLLTTDRGLLEAKQVVFACNGFTQEQVVPLLKGRIMPVLSNILVTRPLSPEERAAQGWTSTTMCFDSRILLHYFRLLPDGRFLFGGRGGTDASRLGVAPMEQSLRRSFERMFPAWAEVQHTHFWQGLACLAYDLVPYLGPLDKARTVWTALAYHGNGVAMANWSGRMVGKLITGAERLEALPKVITRRLARYPAPNLRPAYLKAAYAWYGIRDEWL, from the coding sequence ATGCCATCGACAGCCCATCCAGACGCGTTCCATTTCGCAAGCCCCGTTAAGAGCTATTGGGAAGAGACGGCGCCGCCGCTCGGCCTGCCGCTTGTGCCGCTGACAGGCCATCAGACATGTGATGTGGCCATTATCGGCGGCGGCTATACGGGGATTTCCTGCGCGCTAGAGCTGGCGGAGCGTTCGGCCGGGCGGGTCGTCGTGCTGGAGGCTGCCGAACCGGGATGGGGTGCCTCGGGGCGCAACGGCGGCTTTGTTTGCATCGGCGCTGCGAAACTGCCTTGGCCAGTGATGACCGCGCGCTATGGGCTTGCGGATACGCGTGCCTTTTACAGGCTGCAATGCGATGCAGTGGCCGCGTTGCGGGAGATGGCGCAACGGTATGGGTTCGATGCGGACATGTCCGCCGATGGCGAAATTGCCTTGGCGCACAAGCCCAGCAGACTGGCCGAGTTCCGGAAGGAGGCGCAGTTCCTGGCCGAGACATTCGGGGCGCGTTGCGAGATCCTCTCGGGCGAGGACTTGAGGACGCGAGGACTTCACTCGCCGGCGTTCCATGGCGGCATCTTCAACCCGGTGGGATATTCGACGCATCCGCTCAAGCTGGCGCGCGGGCTTGCCCGCGCCGCGCATGCGGCGGGTGCCATCATTCATCCGCATTCGCCGCTACGCTCCTGGCGCGCCTCGCCCGGAGGTCATCTTCTCACGACGGATCGCGGTTTACTCGAGGCAAAGCAGGTGGTGTTCGCCTGCAACGGCTTCACCCAAGAGCAGGTCGTGCCGCTGCTCAAGGGCCGGATCATGCCGGTTCTGTCAAATATTCTGGTCACGCGGCCGCTTTCACCGGAGGAAAGGGCGGCCCAAGGGTGGACTTCCACCACCATGTGCTTCGACAGCCGCATTTTGCTGCACTATTTCCGGCTGCTGCCCGATGGCCGGTTCCTTTTCGGCGGTCGGGGCGGAACCGATGCTTCGCGTCTCGGTGTAGCGCCCATGGAGCAGTCGTTGCGCCGAAGCTTCGAACGCATGTTTCCCGCCTGGGCCGAGGTGCAGCATACCCATTTCTGGCAGGGGCTCGCCTGTCTTGCCTATGATCTCGTGCCCTATCTCGGGCCGTTGGACAAGGCGCGTACGGTCTGGACGGCGCTGGCCTATCACGGCAACGGGGTCGCCATGGCAAATTGGTCTGGTCGGATGGTCGGCAAGTTGATCACCGGAGCCGAACGGCTCGAGGCCTTGCCCAAGGTCATCACGAGGCGGCTGGCGCGCTATCCCGCTCCCAATCTCAGGCCTGCCTATC